In Macadamia integrifolia cultivar HAES 741 chromosome 5, SCU_Mint_v3, whole genome shotgun sequence, a single window of DNA contains:
- the LOC122077854 gene encoding cytochrome P450 89A2-like, with amino-acid sequence MVPPLATAQELSHPAASLETPIQILVPPLVLVGGEPVQVVEPFRYAMFSLLLFMCFGEKLDEKVIKDIMEIEGNVVANYKRLSMFHTFPTVARFIFRKQLIDIRRKQISALLPLIQSRRERKEKIKQQNQDENFFAYIDSLFDLEFKDEGGRKINDEEIVLLICELMDAGSDTVSTVFEWIMAHLVKDQTIQEKLYSEIQEVVNSDEEIKEEDLQKMPYLKAVVLETLRLNPPTHFVLPRIVEEDIVLNGYLFPKKTIVNFTVADMARDPQVWKDPMEFKPGRFLGEEGEAVDITGSREIKMMPFSAGRRICPGLGLGTLHLEYFLANFITSYKWVPVDGQDVDMSEKQEFTRVMKTPLQAQVSQRAK; translated from the exons ATGGTGCCGCCTTTAGCTACCGCCCAGGAGCTGTCACACCCAGCTGCATCTTTAGAAACACCAATTCAGATACTGGTTCCTCCTCTGGTGCTCGTTGGAG GCGAGCCTGTGCAAGTGGTAGAACCCTTCCGATATGCCATGTTTTCTTTGTTGCTTTTCATGTGCTTTGGTGAGAAACTTGATGAGAAAGTCATCAAAGATATTATGGAAATAGAAGGGAATGTCGTAGCCAATTACAAAAGACTTTCTATGTTCCACACGTTCCCCACCGTCGCGAGATTCATCTTCAGAAAACAGTTGATTGATATTCGCCGCAAACAAATATCTGCTTTACTTCCTTTGATCCAATCCCGTCGAGAACGAAAGGAGAAGATCAAACAACAAAACCAAGATGAGAATTTTTTCGCCTACATTGATTCACTCTTCGATCTCGAATTCAAAGatgaaggaggaagaaagataAATGATGAAGAAATAGTGCTTCTCATCTGTGAGCTCATGGATGCAGGGAGTGACACAGTATCAACTGTGTTTGAATGGATCATGGCCCACCTTGTGAAGGACCAAACCATCCAAGAAAAGCTTTATTCTGAGATCCAAGAGGTTGTGAATTCAGACGAAGAGATCAAAGAAGAGGATTTGCAGAAGATGCCATATCTGAAGGCAGTGGTATTAGAAACGCTGAGGTTAAACCCACCTACCCATTTTGTGCTGCCACGTATTGTGGAAGAAGATATTGTGTTGAATGGCTATCTCTTTCCCAAGAAAACTATTGTGAATTTTACGGTGGCAGATATGGCGAGGGACCCACAAGTTTGGAAAGATCCTATGGAGTTTAAGCCAGGGAGGTTCTTGGGTGAAGAAGGGGAAGCAGTTGATATCACAGGGAGTAGGGAAATTAAGATGATGCCATTTAGTGCAGGGAGGAGGATTTGCCCTGGACTTGGGTTGGGGACATTGCATTTGGAGTATTTTTTGGCAAATTTTATCACAAGTTACAAATGGGTGCCCGTGGATGGACAAGATGTTGACATGTCAGAGAAGCAGGAGTTCACAAGGGTAATGAAAACCCCATTGCAGGCCCAGGTGTCCCAAAGGGCCAAGTAA